GCGAACAAGAAGCTCGAACGCCTCTCGATCACCGACGGACTCACGGGATTTTACAACAAGCGGCACATGCACCAGCTTCTCGAGTCGGAAATGGGCCGCGCCAAGCGATACGAGCTGAACCTTTCGATCCTGATGGTCGACCTGGACACCTTCAAGCAAGTCAACGACACGCACGGGCATCTGTTCGGCGACGCGGTCCTTCGGCGCGTGACCGAATCCATCCGCCGCAACATCCGCGAAACGGACTGGCCGACGCGCTACGGCGGCGACGAGTTCGTCATCATCCTGCCGCACACGGGCATCGATCGCGCGCTCTATCTGGCGCGCCGTATCCACGCCGATATCCGCTCGCTGCAGCTCGCGACGCCGACCGAGGAGATCGTCACGCCGACGGTGTCGATCGGCATCGCACATTTCACGCACGAAACGGCGCTGGACCGCGACGGCTTGATCTCCCTGGCGGACAAGGCGCTTTATCAGGCCAAGCAGGAAGGCCGAAACCGCATCGTCGTCGCGTCGTAGCCTCATGTCGAACCGCGTCGTCCAGTTTTTCGAAAGGCGTTTCAATGTCGCGATGGCGGCCGCGGCGCTGCTGCCATCGACCGCGATGCTCGTTTTCGCGATGGCGGTCGCGCACGCCGTCGCCGGGGGCTTGACCGCCGAACTGACCGGCATCCTCGCGGGGGCGTGGCTGATCGCGGCGGTCGCGGGAGGGTCGGTCGCGTGGTTCGTCGGGCGCGGCATTCAGCGCGATTTCGAGACGCTCTCGAACGCCGCCGCCGATCTGGCGCGCGGGGCGGCGACCTCGCCGCCGCCGAATCTGACGCACACGGGGTTCCTCAAGATGGAAAACGCCATCAAGGAACTCGGCCGCGTCGTCGACGACAAAAGCAACGTGCTCGCGGAGCAGCTCCGCACGAAGTTCGGCTCCGAGTTATCCGAAGAAAAGCGCCGCTTCGAGGCGTTCCTGCGCGGCATCGGCGACTCGGTGACGATCGTCGATCCGGAATTCCGCATCATCTACGTCAACGACACGGTGAAAAAAATCTTCGGCGAGATCTCCGGAGAGTTTTGCTACAAGGCGTTCGAACACAAAAACGAGGTTTGCGGCGGATGCCCGGTCAAGAAATCCTTCGAAACCGGCGATGTCGAGATGAGCCTGCGCCGCGTGTATTCCCGGGACGACAAATTGCTCTACATGGAAAACACGGGTAGCCCGATCCGCGACGAGAAGGGGCGGATCGTCGCGGGCATCGAATTGGCGCGAGACGTGACGCAGCGCATCCGGCTTGAGCGCAATATCGAGATCCGCACCCGAGAGCTCGCGAGCGCCAACGAGGAGCTGCACGTCGCGAACAAGCAGCTTCA
Above is a window of bacterium DNA encoding:
- a CDS encoding PAS domain S-box protein, giving the protein MSNRVVQFFERRFNVAMAAAALLPSTAMLVFAMAVAHAVAGGLTAELTGILAGAWLIAAVAGGSVAWFVGRGIQRDFETLSNAAADLARGAATSPPPNLTHTGFLKMENAIKELGRVVDDKSNVLAEQLRTKFGSELSEEKRRFEAFLRGIGDSVTIVDPEFRIIYVNDTVKKIFGEISGEFCYKAFEHKNEVCGGCPVKKSFETGDVEMSLRRVYSRDDKLLYMENTGSPIRDEKGRIVAGIELARDVTQRIRLERNIEIRTRELASANEELHVANKQLQGAYEELQATQSALFQSEKMASLGVLVAGVAHEINNPINFVYGSMSILEENIRGLLSLITSLEGMPLPDDSKKQLAELKSEMDFDYVKDDLARIVKNVSTGAQRIKAIVQNLRTFSRVDSSENGDVDIHEGIDSTLEILGHELKNRIRVEKDYGNVPKLIGNPGKINQVFMNVLHNAVQAIEGEGVISIRTFVENNMAVAIISDTGAGIAPDALGKIFDPFFTTKRVGEGTGLGLSISYSIIQDHGGRLTAESAVGEGTRFRIELPLRRQVARTEDKLAS